The following are from one region of the Microbacterium sp. BK668 genome:
- a CDS encoding alpha/beta hydrolase — protein MTGEWRADILGDGFEQLVLPLGEDDEGPLVATLVRSIPNSLRVLTGPFRDLDVLSLHGWSDYFFQPDVARRWTELGAHFYALDLRKYGRSLREGQTPGYITDLADYDADIGAALAAIGHRRGRRLVLVGHSTGGLTLSLWAARNPGRAAALVLNSPWLELQLGAMGRQALAPLVQARARWEPRGQQAAVDLGFYTRAQREVGALPAPGYRSRWRPEFGFATHPAWLAAILEGHRTIASGIEVGCPALVLLSARSSVQLTWRDEMTSSDSVLVVDEIARAATRLGRDVTIARIDGALHDVFLSRPEPREAAWRAVELWLARGALDRR, from the coding sequence ATGACGGGGGAGTGGCGCGCAGACATCCTCGGCGACGGCTTCGAGCAGCTCGTCCTGCCCCTCGGCGAGGACGATGAGGGGCCGCTGGTCGCGACGCTGGTGCGCAGCATCCCGAATTCCCTGCGCGTGCTCACGGGACCCTTCCGCGACCTCGACGTCCTGTCGCTGCACGGCTGGTCGGACTACTTCTTCCAACCCGATGTCGCCCGCAGGTGGACGGAGCTGGGCGCGCACTTCTACGCCCTCGACCTGCGCAAGTACGGCCGGAGCCTCCGCGAGGGGCAGACCCCGGGCTACATCACCGACCTCGCCGATTACGACGCCGACATCGGGGCGGCGCTCGCGGCGATCGGCCACCGCCGCGGCCGGCGGCTCGTGCTCGTCGGGCATTCGACGGGCGGTCTCACCCTGTCGCTGTGGGCGGCGCGCAATCCCGGCCGCGCGGCCGCGCTGGTGCTCAACAGCCCCTGGCTCGAGCTGCAGCTCGGCGCGATGGGCCGGCAGGCGCTCGCACCGCTCGTCCAGGCGCGCGCCCGCTGGGAGCCGCGCGGCCAGCAGGCGGCCGTCGATCTCGGCTTCTACACGCGCGCGCAGCGCGAAGTCGGCGCCCTTCCGGCGCCCGGGTATCGCAGCCGGTGGCGGCCGGAATTCGGATTCGCGACGCACCCCGCGTGGCTCGCGGCGATCCTCGAGGGACACCGGACGATCGCGTCCGGCATCGAGGTCGGATGCCCCGCTCTCGTGCTGCTGTCGGCGCGCTCGTCCGTGCAGCTGACGTGGCGGGACGAGATGACGTCGTCGGACTCGGTGCTCGTCGTCGACGAGATCGCCCGTGCCGCGACCCGACTCGGGCGCGACGTGACGATCGCGCGCATCGACGGAGCGCTGCACGACGTGTTCCTCTCGCGTCCCGAACCCCGCGAGGCGGCATGGCGCGCCGTGGAGCTGTGGCTCGCGCGCGGCGCCCTCGACCGGAGGTGA
- a CDS encoding polyprenyl synthetase family protein, giving the protein MTPSAPGSRLASKLGLTDRVFAGPRSRRLLSTVEAGLERVDATLRDELHVSDQLADTTSRYLYEAGGKRVRPMLALLAAQLGKGTTDAVIEGATALEMTHLGSLYHDDVMDAADKRRGVPSAHAVWGNSIAILTGDLLFSRASQIMARQGDRAIRLQSDTFERLVLGQMHETVGPQEGEDPVDFYLQVLSDKTGSLIAAAAQSGVIFSGGAEEFEQPMFVFGEKAGVAFQLLDDVIDLSADPDETGKVPGTDLRAGVPTMPYLLLSRREDEASVSLRERIDEGVARIADGADPALLDEPLARLREHDATRATLDLAHAWSREAIDALAPIPDGPVREALTRFAQAVADRSS; this is encoded by the coding sequence GTGACTCCCTCAGCGCCGGGCTCGCGTCTTGCGAGCAAGCTGGGCCTCACCGACCGCGTCTTCGCCGGCCCGAGGTCTCGCCGGCTCCTCTCGACGGTCGAGGCGGGGCTCGAGCGGGTCGACGCCACGCTGCGTGACGAGCTGCACGTCTCCGACCAGCTCGCCGACACCACGAGCCGCTACCTCTACGAGGCGGGCGGCAAGCGCGTGCGCCCGATGCTCGCCCTGCTGGCGGCGCAGCTCGGCAAGGGCACGACCGACGCGGTCATCGAGGGGGCGACGGCGCTCGAGATGACGCACCTCGGCTCGCTCTACCACGACGACGTGATGGATGCCGCCGACAAGCGCCGCGGAGTCCCCAGCGCCCACGCAGTGTGGGGCAACAGCATCGCGATCCTCACGGGCGACCTCCTCTTCTCGCGCGCGAGCCAGATCATGGCCCGCCAGGGCGACCGCGCGATCCGCCTGCAGTCCGACACCTTCGAGCGCCTCGTGCTCGGGCAGATGCACGAGACCGTCGGCCCGCAGGAGGGCGAGGACCCGGTCGACTTCTACCTCCAGGTGCTGTCCGACAAGACCGGCTCGCTGATCGCGGCGGCTGCGCAGTCGGGCGTCATCTTCAGCGGCGGCGCGGAGGAGTTCGAGCAGCCGATGTTCGTCTTCGGTGAGAAGGCGGGAGTCGCCTTCCAGCTGCTCGACGACGTCATCGACCTCTCCGCAGACCCCGACGAGACGGGCAAGGTGCCCGGCACCGACCTGCGCGCGGGCGTGCCGACGATGCCGTACCTGCTGCTCAGCCGCCGCGAGGACGAGGCATCCGTCTCCCTCCGCGAGCGGATCGACGAGGGTGTCGCGCGGATCGCCGACGGCGCCGACCCGGCGCTGCTCGACGAGCCCCTCGCCCGGCTACGCGAACACGACGCGACGCGCGCGACGCTCGACCTCGCCCACGCGTGGTCACGCGAGGCCATCGACGCGCTCGCCCCGATTCCCGACGGCCCGGTGCGCGAGGCGCTCACGCGGTTCGCCCAGGCCGTCGCCGACCGCTCGAGCTGA
- a CDS encoding sulfurtransferase, which produces MSHILISAEELADLIVADPTVRVLDVRWRLDRPDGRPEFLAGHIPGAVYVDLDDELAEHGAPTDGRHPLPSTARLQAAARRWGLNDGETVVVYDDLKSLSAARAWWLLTDAGVEDVRILDGSLRAWTASGRPLETGDVVPAPGGVSLSRGRLAQLTIDEAADLAETGVLIDVRAAERYRGDVEPIDPRAGHVPGALNRFTGANVDTAGRFLDPETLRQEFAALGVVHGSPVGVYCGSGVTASHAFVALTLAGYRPALYAGSWSQWSNHLDRPVAIGSLPEGALAPVPSAQPVHTEEELS; this is translated from the coding sequence GTGTCCCACATCCTCATCTCCGCCGAGGAGCTCGCCGATCTGATCGTCGCCGACCCCACCGTCCGCGTGCTCGACGTGCGGTGGCGGCTCGATCGACCCGACGGGCGCCCGGAGTTCCTCGCCGGCCACATCCCGGGTGCCGTCTACGTCGACCTCGACGACGAGCTCGCCGAGCACGGTGCACCGACCGACGGGCGGCATCCCCTGCCGTCGACGGCGCGGCTCCAAGCGGCGGCCCGACGGTGGGGGCTCAACGACGGCGAGACGGTCGTGGTGTACGACGACCTCAAATCGCTGTCGGCTGCACGTGCCTGGTGGCTGCTCACGGACGCGGGCGTGGAGGATGTACGCATCCTCGACGGGTCGCTGCGCGCGTGGACCGCCTCAGGCCGACCCTTGGAGACAGGCGATGTCGTCCCCGCCCCCGGCGGCGTCTCGCTCTCGCGGGGCCGGCTGGCGCAGCTCACCATCGACGAAGCGGCAGATCTCGCGGAGACCGGCGTGCTCATCGACGTGCGTGCTGCCGAGCGCTACCGAGGGGACGTCGAACCGATCGACCCCCGGGCCGGACACGTGCCCGGCGCGCTCAACCGCTTCACCGGCGCGAACGTCGACACGGCCGGCAGGTTCCTCGACCCGGAGACCTTGCGCCAGGAGTTCGCCGCGCTCGGCGTCGTGCACGGATCCCCGGTCGGGGTGTACTGCGGCTCGGGGGTCACCGCCTCCCACGCCTTCGTCGCCCTCACGCTCGCCGGCTACCGCCCTGCGCTCTACGCCGGCTCGTGGAGCCAGTGGTCCAACCACCTCGATCGGCCTGTCGCGATCGGATCCCTTCCCGAGGGCGCTCTCGCCCCCGTGCCGTCAGCCCAGCCCGTCCACACAGAAGAGGAACTCTCATGA
- a CDS encoding DUF402 domain-containing protein — translation MTEDSRPDRPQPGTRVTFRWRKWDGGPHWMHECVYLGADQWGDWFGQPRGWRSSRPGRDFPAEADNVTLLPPSGDFTATFNAPPATYRIYIDIAWDVRWQGHEPTGIDMDLDVVDARDGRGIWIDDRDEWDDHRVAYGYPLDLVARLEALAVDLEQRVIAHDAPFDDGTAAAWHARLDALGSVVSEAAGPTVSGAVGPVGPDSLGPVAPDA, via the coding sequence GTGACCGAAGACTCCCGCCCGGACCGCCCCCAGCCCGGTACCCGGGTCACGTTCCGCTGGCGCAAGTGGGACGGCGGTCCGCACTGGATGCACGAGTGCGTCTACCTCGGTGCCGACCAGTGGGGGGACTGGTTCGGCCAGCCCAGGGGATGGCGCAGCTCGCGACCGGGGCGGGACTTCCCCGCGGAGGCGGACAACGTCACGCTCCTTCCGCCCAGCGGCGACTTCACCGCGACCTTCAACGCCCCGCCCGCGACCTACCGGATCTACATCGACATCGCGTGGGACGTGCGCTGGCAGGGGCACGAGCCCACCGGCATCGACATGGACCTCGACGTCGTCGATGCCCGCGACGGACGGGGCATCTGGATCGACGACCGCGACGAGTGGGACGATCACCGGGTCGCATACGGCTACCCCCTCGACCTCGTCGCACGGCTCGAGGCGCTCGCCGTCGACCTCGAGCAGAGGGTCATCGCCCACGATGCCCCCTTCGACGACGGGACGGCGGCGGCGTGGCACGCGCGCCTCGACGCCCTCGGCTCGGTCGTATCCGAGGCCGCCGGGCCGACCGTATCCGGGGCCGTCGGGCCGGTCGGGCCGGACTCCCTCGGGCCGGTCGCGCCCGACGCCTAG
- a CDS encoding class I SAM-dependent methyltransferase, translating into MSFEVPAAVYDAYMGRFSIPLAEEFVRWVDPPEGGRVLDVGCGTGALTAVLARRYGVAEVAGVDPSHSFVRSTAERFRYADIRHGTAEDLPFDDDVFVAALAELVVHFMTDAAAGAREMVRVTRRGGVVALCVWDLENERAPFSLFARAARAETGSSMGLAGRAGTRAGDLAALLEKAGCAGVSETALSVTVEYADFEEWWRLQTHGTGTIADALEGLDDDGIGRVRARAFEALGAGPFTVSATAWAARGTV; encoded by the coding sequence ATGTCGTTCGAAGTGCCGGCAGCGGTGTACGACGCCTACATGGGACGCTTCTCCATCCCGCTCGCGGAGGAGTTCGTGAGGTGGGTGGATCCGCCCGAGGGCGGGCGGGTGCTCGACGTCGGCTGCGGAACGGGCGCCCTGACCGCGGTTCTCGCGCGGCGGTACGGCGTCGCGGAGGTCGCCGGCGTCGACCCGTCGCACTCCTTCGTCCGGTCGACCGCCGAGCGCTTCCGCTACGCCGACATCCGACACGGGACAGCGGAGGATCTCCCCTTCGACGACGACGTGTTCGTCGCGGCGCTGGCGGAGCTCGTCGTGCATTTCATGACGGATGCCGCGGCCGGCGCGCGCGAGATGGTGCGCGTCACGCGGCGCGGCGGCGTCGTGGCATTGTGCGTGTGGGACCTCGAGAACGAGCGCGCGCCCTTCTCGCTGTTCGCGCGCGCCGCGCGGGCGGAGACAGGGTCGTCCATGGGCCTGGCGGGACGCGCGGGCACACGGGCGGGCGACCTCGCGGCGCTGCTGGAGAAGGCCGGGTGCGCGGGGGTGAGCGAGACGGCGCTATCCGTCACGGTGGAGTACGCCGACTTCGAGGAGTGGTGGCGGCTGCAGACCCACGGTACGGGGACGATCGCGGACGCGCTCGAGGGTCTCGACGACGACGGGATCGGCCGCGTGCGTGCCCGCGCGTTCGAAGCCCTCGGCGCCGGGCCCTTCACCGTGAGCGCGACGGCCTGGGCCGCGCGCGGCACGGTCTGA
- a CDS encoding LLM class flavin-dependent oxidoreductase — protein MTVEFISAVNVRPGDELNPPSGRGLDPAYLRRYSLALEEAGFDYTLVPYGSAGADSFVVATAVAAVTERIKPIVAVRPNTVFPTVAAQQLATLDQFSNGRAVVHIISGGSDAEQARQGDFLSKDERYDRSAEWIEILRRSWTEQTPFSHEGTYYRFRDFGPGFAPYGEIPISVGGSSDAAYRVGGALGDIFGLWGEPLADTRDQIARVAASAAAAGRSDTPRIWVTFRPIIAATDELAWEKAHRHIATLAENYANAGLVPFRGQTGAPQNVGSQRLLDAASRGEVHDRALWTKPAAVTNAQGASTALVGSYDTVAAAILDYVDLGADLISIRGYDNLNDAIDYGRHVLPLVRQELAHREATGVRGEIVPQPPIVEGVRA, from the coding sequence ATGACCGTCGAATTCATCAGCGCCGTCAACGTCCGACCGGGCGACGAGCTCAATCCGCCGTCGGGCAGAGGCCTGGACCCCGCATACCTCCGTCGATACTCCCTCGCCCTCGAGGAAGCGGGCTTCGACTACACGCTCGTGCCCTACGGCAGCGCGGGGGCGGACTCGTTCGTCGTCGCCACCGCGGTGGCGGCCGTCACCGAACGGATCAAGCCGATCGTCGCCGTCCGGCCCAACACCGTGTTCCCGACGGTGGCCGCACAGCAGCTCGCGACCCTCGACCAGTTCTCGAACGGCCGCGCTGTCGTCCACATCATCTCGGGCGGCAGCGACGCCGAGCAGGCGCGCCAAGGCGACTTCCTGAGCAAGGACGAGCGCTACGACCGCTCGGCGGAGTGGATCGAGATTCTCCGCCGTTCGTGGACCGAGCAGACTCCCTTCAGTCACGAGGGGACCTACTACCGGTTCCGGGACTTCGGTCCGGGCTTCGCTCCATACGGTGAGATCCCGATCTCGGTCGGTGGGTCGTCCGACGCGGCGTACCGGGTCGGCGGAGCGCTCGGCGACATCTTCGGGCTCTGGGGCGAGCCGCTCGCCGATACGCGGGATCAGATCGCGCGCGTCGCCGCGAGCGCAGCCGCCGCCGGACGCTCCGACACGCCGCGCATCTGGGTGACCTTCCGGCCGATCATCGCCGCAACCGACGAGCTGGCATGGGAGAAGGCTCACCGGCACATCGCGACGCTCGCCGAGAACTACGCCAATGCCGGCCTCGTGCCCTTCCGCGGGCAGACGGGCGCACCGCAGAATGTCGGGTCGCAGCGACTGCTGGATGCCGCGTCCCGCGGCGAAGTGCACGATCGCGCGCTGTGGACGAAGCCCGCCGCCGTGACGAACGCGCAGGGCGCGTCCACCGCCCTCGTGGGCAGTTACGATACGGTCGCGGCCGCGATCCTCGACTACGTGGACCTCGGCGCGGACCTCATCTCGATCCGCGGCTACGACAACCTCAATGACGCGATCGATTACGGTCGCCACGTCCTGCCGCTCGTGCGTCAAGAACTCGCGCATCGCGAGGCGACGGGCGTGCGCGGAGAGATCGTGCCTCAGCCCCCGATCGTCGAAGGCGTCCGCGCGTGA
- a CDS encoding polyphosphate kinase 2 family protein has translation MTATSQKNWVGEPSELLRVGEGFRLADVDPSSTPGYDGGKKTAQEDLESGAAELDELQERLFAESRSEATNASVLLVLQAMDSAGKGGIIRHVVGSVDPQGVALAAFKKPTAEELAHDFLWRIEKRLPEPGFIGVFDRSHYEDVLIGRVRSLAGADEIERRYGAINEFEKRVSERGTRTIKVMLHISPDEQRERLMERLERPDKHWKYNPGDVDERALWPKYMDAYQLVFERTSTPWAPWHVVPANSKWYARIAVQALLLEALERIDPQWPAATFDVEAEKARLAAS, from the coding sequence ATGACGGCGACGAGTCAGAAGAACTGGGTCGGGGAGCCCTCCGAGCTGCTTCGTGTGGGGGAGGGATTCCGGCTCGCCGACGTCGATCCGTCGTCGACGCCGGGATACGACGGCGGCAAGAAGACCGCGCAGGAGGACCTGGAGTCGGGAGCGGCGGAGCTCGACGAACTGCAGGAGCGCCTCTTCGCCGAGAGCCGGTCGGAGGCGACGAACGCCTCGGTGCTGCTCGTGCTGCAGGCGATGGACTCGGCCGGGAAGGGCGGCATCATCCGCCACGTCGTGGGATCGGTCGACCCGCAGGGCGTCGCACTCGCCGCCTTCAAGAAGCCCACCGCAGAAGAGCTCGCCCACGACTTCCTGTGGCGGATCGAGAAGCGGCTCCCCGAACCCGGATTCATCGGCGTGTTCGACAGGTCGCACTACGAGGACGTGCTGATCGGCCGCGTACGCAGTCTCGCCGGTGCCGATGAGATCGAGCGGCGCTACGGCGCGATCAACGAGTTCGAGAAGCGCGTGTCGGAGCGGGGGACGCGCACCATCAAGGTCATGCTGCACATCTCGCCCGACGAGCAGCGCGAGCGCCTCATGGAGCGGCTGGAACGGCCGGACAAGCACTGGAAGTACAACCCGGGCGACGTGGACGAGCGTGCCCTGTGGCCGAAGTACATGGACGCCTATCAGCTCGTCTTCGAGCGCACCTCGACGCCATGGGCGCCGTGGCACGTCGTGCCCGCGAACAGCAAGTGGTACGCACGCATCGCCGTCCAGGCGCTCCTTCTCGAGGCGCTCGAGAGGATCGACCCGCAGTGGCCCGCCGCGACGTTCGACGTCGAGGCCGAGAAGGCGCGGCTCGCCGCAAGCTGA
- a CDS encoding demethylmenaquinone methyltransferase, which produces MTPSSADHEPNRADLGKDPRRVSGMFDQVAKGYDRTNTVLSLGNDQLWRVATTRAVAPRPGQRILDLAAGTGASSVSLAKSGADVVAADFSPGMIAEGRRRHRGIPNLSFVEADATALPFSDGEFDAVTMSFGLRNVNEPRTALAELLRVTRPGGRLVICEFSHPPSRSFNGLYRFYNDRILPSVAKAVSSNAEAYDYLNESIKEWPDQRTLSGWIRQAGWADVAYRNLSFGIVALHRARKPAPSR; this is translated from the coding sequence GTGACCCCGAGCTCCGCCGACCACGAGCCCAACCGCGCCGACCTCGGCAAGGACCCGCGGCGCGTGAGCGGCATGTTCGACCAGGTCGCGAAGGGCTACGACCGCACGAACACGGTCCTGAGCCTCGGCAACGACCAGCTCTGGCGGGTCGCGACCACCCGCGCGGTCGCTCCGCGTCCGGGACAGCGCATCCTCGACCTCGCGGCGGGGACAGGCGCCTCGAGCGTGAGCCTGGCCAAGAGCGGAGCCGACGTCGTCGCGGCCGACTTCTCGCCGGGCATGATCGCGGAGGGCCGGCGGCGGCACCGAGGCATCCCGAACCTGTCTTTCGTCGAGGCCGACGCGACGGCGCTGCCGTTCTCGGACGGCGAGTTCGACGCGGTCACGATGTCGTTCGGCCTGCGCAACGTGAACGAGCCGAGGACGGCGCTGGCCGAACTGCTCCGCGTGACCAGGCCCGGCGGTCGGCTGGTGATCTGCGAGTTCTCCCACCCGCCGTCGCGGAGCTTCAACGGGCTCTACCGCTTCTACAACGACCGCATCCTCCCTTCGGTCGCGAAGGCCGTCAGCTCGAACGCCGAGGCGTACGACTACCTCAACGAGTCGATCAAGGAGTGGCCCGACCAGCGCACGCTGTCGGGGTGGATCCGTCAGGCCGGATGGGCGGATGTCGCGTACCGCAACCTGTCGTTCGGCATCGTCGCGCTGCATCGCGCGCGCAAGCCGGCTCCGTCTCGCTGA
- a CDS encoding isochorismate synthase, translating into MVETREIDPDRDPLAFTHPDSPLAWLRRGDGIVGVGRAAAAYETVGRAGASAAEAWRAIAAAADVDDPVRLPGTGLVAFGAFAFDALSASRSRLVAPEAVVGRRGGRAWITRVRTLGAETEEAPLELVPYGPYWSGTLGPGALDPAGYQAAVRAALDAIAANDVDKVVLARDLVGTVPAGADLRRLVRALASGYPDTWTYAVDGLIGASPETLVTVSGGTVTARVLAGTFPRGTDAGGDAEASVALAHSAKDLDEHRYAVQSVIDALSPLTTALRADDEPFALELPNLWHLATDVAGDLADHASALDLVAALHPTAAVAGTPTDAAIEVIRRLEPFDRGRYAGPVGWVDANGDGEWAIALRCVQVGGTPTSTGTIPVVAHAGAGIVAGSDPETELLETRVKFRPIVDALA; encoded by the coding sequence GTGGTCGAGACCCGGGAGATCGACCCGGATCGTGATCCGCTCGCCTTCACGCACCCCGATTCGCCGCTCGCGTGGCTGCGCCGCGGCGACGGCATCGTGGGCGTCGGGCGCGCCGCGGCGGCCTACGAGACGGTCGGGCGAGCCGGGGCATCCGCCGCCGAGGCGTGGCGCGCCATCGCCGCTGCCGCCGACGTCGATGATCCCGTGCGCCTTCCCGGCACGGGCCTCGTGGCGTTCGGCGCGTTCGCCTTCGACGCCCTATCGGCGTCGCGGAGCCGGCTCGTCGCGCCCGAGGCCGTCGTCGGGCGCCGCGGCGGCCGGGCGTGGATCACCCGCGTGCGCACCCTCGGCGCCGAGACGGAGGAGGCGCCGCTCGAGCTCGTCCCCTACGGGCCGTACTGGTCGGGGACGCTCGGCCCCGGTGCCCTCGATCCGGCCGGCTACCAGGCGGCCGTCCGGGCCGCGCTGGACGCCATCGCGGCGAACGACGTGGACAAGGTCGTGCTCGCGCGCGACCTCGTGGGCACGGTGCCGGCGGGCGCCGACCTGCGGCGCCTCGTCCGGGCCCTCGCGTCGGGCTACCCCGACACCTGGACGTACGCCGTCGACGGGCTCATCGGCGCGAGCCCCGAGACGCTCGTGACGGTGTCGGGGGGTACCGTGACGGCACGGGTGCTGGCGGGCACCTTCCCGCGCGGGACCGACGCAGGCGGGGATGCCGAGGCATCCGTCGCCCTCGCCCACAGCGCGAAAGACCTCGACGAGCACCGCTACGCGGTGCAGAGCGTGATCGACGCGCTGAGTCCGCTCACGACCGCCCTCCGCGCGGACGACGAGCCGTTCGCGCTCGAGCTGCCCAACCTCTGGCACCTCGCCACGGACGTCGCGGGGGATCTCGCCGACCACGCGTCGGCGCTCGACCTCGTCGCGGCGCTGCATCCCACGGCGGCGGTCGCCGGCACCCCGACGGATGCCGCGATCGAGGTGATCCGCCGGCTCGAGCCGTTCGACCGTGGTCGCTACGCGGGTCCGGTCGGGTGGGTCGACGCGAACGGCGACGGCGAGTGGGCGATCGCGCTGCGCTGCGTGCAGGTGGGCGGGACGCCGACGAGCACCGGCACGATCCCCGTCGTCGCGCACGCCGGGGCGGGCATCGTCGCCGGGAGCGATCCCGAGACCGAGCTGCTCGAGACGAGGGTCAAGTTCCGGCCGATCGTCGACGCTCTGGCGTGA
- a CDS encoding FAD-dependent oxidoreductase translates to MTKLRLAIVGAGPAGIYAADILLKAERKFDVSIDLFEQLPAPYGLVRYGVAPDHPRIKGIITALREVLDRGDIRIFGNVRFGEDITLEDLKRHYNAVIFATGAVHDADLDIPGIRAEGSYGAADFVSWFDGHPDVPREWPLDAASVAVIGNGNVALDISRMLAKHAEDLLPTEIPDNVHAGLAASRVTDVHVFGRRGPAQVKFTPLELRELGELRDVDMVVYDEDFDYDDASRAAIASNKQVMVIDRVLQSWRKRDSVNNAGGSASRRLHLHFYAKPLEVVTDAAGRVSAFRWERTRPDGEGGVAGTGEIREIPVQAVYRAVGYFGSPLPGVPFDKRHGVIPNHEGQVLRKDSNERVPGVYATGWIKRGPVGLIGHTKSDAMETIRHLINDQGSWWQPADPSEEAIPALLASRGVIWTDLDGWHRLDNHEVELGRPHGRARIKVVPRDEMVSISRD, encoded by the coding sequence ATGACCAAGCTCCGACTCGCCATCGTCGGCGCGGGCCCCGCCGGCATCTACGCGGCCGACATCCTGCTGAAGGCCGAGCGCAAGTTCGACGTGTCGATCGACCTGTTCGAGCAGCTCCCCGCCCCCTACGGCCTCGTCCGCTACGGCGTCGCGCCCGACCACCCCCGGATCAAGGGCATCATCACGGCCCTCCGCGAAGTGCTCGATCGCGGCGACATCCGCATCTTCGGCAACGTCCGCTTCGGCGAGGACATCACCCTCGAGGATCTCAAGCGCCACTACAACGCGGTGATCTTCGCGACGGGAGCGGTCCACGACGCCGACCTCGACATCCCGGGCATCCGCGCTGAAGGGTCTTACGGCGCCGCCGACTTCGTCAGCTGGTTCGACGGGCATCCCGACGTGCCGCGCGAATGGCCTCTCGACGCGGCATCCGTCGCGGTCATCGGCAACGGCAACGTCGCGCTCGACATCTCGCGCATGCTCGCCAAGCACGCGGAGGACCTCCTGCCGACCGAGATCCCCGACAATGTCCACGCCGGCCTCGCCGCCTCCCGCGTCACCGACGTGCACGTCTTCGGCCGCCGCGGACCGGCGCAGGTCAAGTTCACGCCGCTCGAGCTGCGGGAGCTCGGCGAGCTGCGCGACGTCGACATGGTGGTCTACGACGAGGACTTCGACTACGACGACGCCTCCCGCGCCGCGATCGCGAGCAACAAGCAGGTCATGGTCATCGACCGCGTGCTGCAGTCGTGGCGCAAGCGCGACTCGGTCAACAACGCCGGGGGCTCGGCATCCCGTCGCCTGCACCTGCACTTCTACGCCAAGCCCCTCGAGGTGGTGACGGATGCCGCGGGCCGCGTGTCGGCCTTCCGGTGGGAGCGCACGCGACCCGACGGCGAGGGCGGCGTCGCGGGCACGGGTGAGATCCGCGAGATTCCCGTGCAGGCCGTCTACCGCGCCGTCGGCTACTTCGGCTCGCCGCTGCCGGGCGTCCCGTTCGACAAGCGCCACGGCGTCATCCCGAACCACGAGGGTCAGGTGCTGCGCAAGGACTCCAACGAGCGCGTGCCCGGCGTCTACGCGACGGGGTGGATCAAGCGCGGCCCCGTGGGCCTCATCGGCCACACCAAGTCCGACGCGATGGAGACGATCCGCCACCTCATCAACGACCAGGGGTCGTGGTGGCAGCCCGCCGACCCGTCGGAGGAGGCGATCCCCGCCCTCCTGGCCTCGCGGGGCGTGATCTGGACCGACCTCGACGGCTGGCACCGCCTCGACAACCACGAGGTGGAGCTCGGCCGTCCGCACGGCCGGGCCCGCATCAAGGTCGTGCCGCGCGACGAGATGGTCTCGATCTCCCGCGACTGA